The Medicago truncatula cultivar Jemalong A17 chromosome 4, MtrunA17r5.0-ANR, whole genome shotgun sequence genome includes a region encoding these proteins:
- the LOC25494421 gene encoding classical arabinogalactan protein 10: MAIPRFSLVFLLLSFLVNIASSADSPAPTPATNSSLNSPSPTPIPTPSPANSPPAPTPTPTPSPHSDSPPAPSPDNSPSSSPSPSPSSSPAPSPDEAADNNAISHTGIGEDGKSSGGGMSSGKKAGIAVGVIAAVGVVALGAMVVKKRRQNIQRSEYGYTARRELL; this comes from the coding sequence ATGGCAATTCCAAGATTCtctcttgtttttcttcttctttctttcttagtCAACATTGCTTCTTCCGCTGATTCTCCGGCTCCGACTCCGGCAACGAATTCATCGCTAAATTCTCCTTCTCCGACTCCGATTCCGACTCCTTCTCCGGCAAATTCACCTCCAGCGCCAACTCCAACTCCAACTCCGTCTCCTCATTCCGATTCACCACCAGCACCTTCACCAGATaattctccttcttcttctccttcaccTTCACCTTCATCATCTCCAGCGCCATCGCCTGATGAAGCGGCGGATAACAACGCAATTAGCCACACCGGAATCGGCGAAGACGGGAAATCGTCCGGCGGAGGAATGAGTTCCGGCAAGAAAGCGGGAATAGCGGTTGGAGTGATTGCGGCGGTAGGTGTGGTTGCATTGGGAGCGATGGTGGTGAAGAAGCGTAGACAGAATATTCAGAGATCTGAGTATGGATACACAGCAAGAAGAGAACTTCTGTAA
- the LOC11407485 gene encoding E3 ubiquitin-protein ligase MARCHF7 isoform X1 — MSSEENKHVTEDHEHDDDTSCRRTVSLPPVIHKDDDDSMGITEETSHVPPRKKQNLLLEIPSRTPEECSEDFVAIKMPMTPSPTPTPTPKRVNFLMTSRSVDAPTNSSPGSATSKGKSSIRKMLPKLSFRYRTPADIEKTNTPTREVSSSGTREKPLISRSLSLGKIFTPRMKRTSSLPLGEIGHSNPESTHGGNGSVGGPLSKKETRLKIARSLSMPANNNKDKSIRRMDSFFRVVPSTPRVKEANELLSSSPTKDTEVKDDDGEDIPEEEAVCRICLVELCEGGETFKLECSCKGELALAHKECAIKWFSIKGNKTCDVCRKEVTNLPVTLLRIQSVRNRNGGLSRAQLEDVNGYRVWQEVPVLVIVSMLAYFCFLEQLLVTKMGTGAIAISLPFSCVLGLLSSMTSSTMVMSRFIWIYASFQFALVVLFAHIFYSLVHVQAVLSILLATFAGFGVVMSGSSMLVEFFRWRRRWQASLEQQHGPLPMTQAGQQPRTVTTPRSGQSNHNQSVVQNQQDSNQN, encoded by the exons ATGAGTtctgaagaaaataaacatgtCACTGAGGATCATGAACATGATGATGATACTTCTTGCAGAAGAACAGTTTCTCTTCCTCCTGTTATTCACAAG gatgatgatgattcaatgGGAATAACTGAAGAAACATCACATGTTCCTCCCAGGAAGAAACAAAATCTTCTCCTAGAAATACCATCAAGAACACCAGAAGAGTGTTCAGAAGATTTTGTTGCAATCAAAATGCCAATGACACCAAGTCCTACTCCAACTCCTACTCCCAAGAGAGTGAATTTTCTTATGACTTCTCGCTCGGTCGATGCTCCGACAAATAGCTCTCCTGGATCTGCAACATCAAAAGGAAAATCATCCATAAGAAAGATGCTGCCAAAATTGAGTTTCAGGTATAGGACACCGGCAGATATTGAGAAGACGAATACACCAACTCGGGAAGTTTCGTCTTCGGGAACTCGAGAAAAGCCTTTAATATCAAGATCATTGTCGCTTGGTAAAATATTTACTCCTAGGATGAAAAGAACTTCATCATTGCCATTAGGAGAAATTGGACATTCAAACCCTGAATCTACTCATGGTGGAAATGGAAGTGTCGGCGGTCCTCTCAGT AAAAAAGAAACTCGGCTAAAGATAGCGCGTTCTCTTTCAATGCCTGCCAACAACAACAAGGACAAAAGTATAAGGAGGATGGATTCGTTTTTTCGTGTTGTTCCTTCTACTCCTCGAGTAAAGGAAGCAAATGAATTGTTGAGCTCGTCCCCGACAAAGGATACTG AAGTCaaagatgatgatggtgaagatATACCTGAAGAAGAGGCGGTGTGTAGAATCTGTCTGGTTGAATTATGTGAAGGAGGTGAGACCTTCAAGTTGGAATGTAGCTGTAAAGGTGAACTTGCTTTGGCTCACAAAGAATGTGCTATTAAATGGTTTAGTATAAAGGGGAACAAGACATGTGATGTCTGCAGAAAGGAGGTTACAAACCTTCCTGTCACTCTACTACGGATCCAAAGTGTTCGAAATCGGAATGGTGGATTAAGTCGAGCTCAGCTTGAAGATGTAAACGGGTACAG GGTTTGGCAGGAAGTTCCAGTGCTCGTCATTGTTAGCATGTTGgcctatttttgttttcttgagCAACTGTTG GTGACGAAAATGGGAACTGGTGCAATTGCCATATCTCTTCCATTTTCCTGTGTATTAGGTCTGCTCTCCTCCATGACATCTTCAACCATGG TGATGAGCAGGTTCATATGGATTTATGCATCCTTCCAGTTTGCTCTGGTGGTTCTCTTCGCGCATATATTTTACTCCTTG GTTCATGTGCAAGCAGTTCTGTCAATCCTTCTTGCAACATTTGCTGGTTTTGGCGTAGTAATGAGTGGAAGTTCTATGCTTGTTGAGTTTTTTAGATGGAGAAGGAGATGGCAGGCTTCATTAGAGCAACAACATGGCCCTCTACCGATGACACAAGCAGGACAGCAACCTCGAACAGTAACCACGCCACGCTCAGGCCAATCCAACCACAATCAATCTGTAGTGCAAAATCAACAAGACTCAAATCAAAACTGA
- the LOC25494422 gene encoding yrdC domain-containing protein, mitochondrial isoform X2 — protein MAWSMERCDLGLDVKTGVVHPATDAYAAEAVETLKAGKVIAVPTDTLYGFACDACSLEAVNRIYEIKGRKHTSPLAICVGDVSDINRFALTDHLPHGLLDSLLPGPVTVVLSRGESSALERSLNPGFDSIGVRVPDCNFIRLIARGSGTALALTSANLSGQPSSVCIKDFEKLWEHCASVYDGGLLPSGRAGSTVVDLSTPYKYKILRPGSAKEETVAILEKHAFVEEV, from the exons ATGGCTTGGAGTATGGAAAGATGTGACTTGGGTCTTGATGTTAAGACTGGTGTGGTTCATCCAGCAACAGATGCTTATGCTGCAGAGGCAGTTGAAACTTTGAAAGCTGGGAAGGTCATTGCAGTTCCCACTGATACATTGTATGGATTTGCTTGTGATGCTTG CTCATTGGAAGCGGTTAACAGGATTTATGAGATTAAAGGTCGTAAACATACAAGCCCACTAGCTATTTGTGTTGGGGATGTATCAGACATAAATCGCTTTGCCCTCACTGATCATTTACCTCATGGTTTGCTTGATTCCCTACTACCAGGGCCTGTCACAGTTGTACTAAGTCGAG GTGAGTCAAGTGCTCTTGAACGATCTCTGAACCCAGGATTCGATAGTATAGGAGTTAGAGTGCCAGATTGCAATTTCATTAGGCTCATTGCCCGTGGTTCAGGAACTGCTTTGGCCCTTACCAGTGCAAACCTAAGTGGACAACCAAGTAGTGTTTGCATCAAAGATTTTGAAAAACTATGGGAGCATTGTGCTTCTGTTTATGATGGTGGTTTGCTTCCATCCGGTCGTGCAGGTTCAACTGTAGTGGATCTCAGTACACCATACAAATACAAGATACTTAGACCTGGAAG CGCGAAGGAAGAGACAGTTGCCATCTTGGAGAAGCATGCTTTTGTTGAGGAAGTGTGA
- the LOC25494422 gene encoding yrdC domain-containing protein, mitochondrial isoform X1 → MMNISNSIQQGRFLVNTSFLRGVCKLACVRSLPQNQNQRIRRGFSKNMAWSMERCDLGLDVKTGVVHPATDAYAAEAVETLKAGKVIAVPTDTLYGFACDACSLEAVNRIYEIKGRKHTSPLAICVGDVSDINRFALTDHLPHGLLDSLLPGPVTVVLSRGESSALERSLNPGFDSIGVRVPDCNFIRLIARGSGTALALTSANLSGQPSSVCIKDFEKLWEHCASVYDGGLLPSGRAGSTVVDLSTPYKYKILRPGSAKEETVAILEKHAFVEEV, encoded by the exons ATGATGAACATATCCAATTCCATACAACAAGGACGGTTTCTAGTCAACACTTCCTTCTTACGAG GGGTGTGTAAGTTGGCGTGTGTTCGAAGTTTGCCGcagaatcaaaatcaaagaattagAAGGGGTTTTTCCAAAAACATGGCTTGGAGTATGGAAAGATGTGACTTGGGTCTTGATGTTAAGACTGGTGTGGTTCATCCAGCAACAGATGCTTATGCTGCAGAGGCAGTTGAAACTTTGAAAGCTGGGAAGGTCATTGCAGTTCCCACTGATACATTGTATGGATTTGCTTGTGATGCTTG CTCATTGGAAGCGGTTAACAGGATTTATGAGATTAAAGGTCGTAAACATACAAGCCCACTAGCTATTTGTGTTGGGGATGTATCAGACATAAATCGCTTTGCCCTCACTGATCATTTACCTCATGGTTTGCTTGATTCCCTACTACCAGGGCCTGTCACAGTTGTACTAAGTCGAG GTGAGTCAAGTGCTCTTGAACGATCTCTGAACCCAGGATTCGATAGTATAGGAGTTAGAGTGCCAGATTGCAATTTCATTAGGCTCATTGCCCGTGGTTCAGGAACTGCTTTGGCCCTTACCAGTGCAAACCTAAGTGGACAACCAAGTAGTGTTTGCATCAAAGATTTTGAAAAACTATGGGAGCATTGTGCTTCTGTTTATGATGGTGGTTTGCTTCCATCCGGTCGTGCAGGTTCAACTGTAGTGGATCTCAGTACACCATACAAATACAAGATACTTAGACCTGGAAG CGCGAAGGAAGAGACAGTTGCCATCTTGGAGAAGCATGCTTTTGTTGAGGAAGTGTGA
- the LOC11407485 gene encoding E3 ubiquitin-protein ligase MARCHF7 isoform X2 has protein sequence MSSEENKHVTEDHEHDDDTSCRRTVSLPPVIHKDDDDSMGITEETSHVPPRKKQNLLLEIPSRTPEECSEDFVAIKMPMTPSPTPTPTPKRVNFLMTSRSVDAPTNSSPGSATSKGKSSIRKMLPKLSFRYRTPADIEKTNTPTREVSSSGTREKPLISRSLSLGKIFTPRMKRTSSLPLGEIGHSNPESTHGGNGSVGGPLSKKETRLKIARSLSMPANNNKDKSIRRMDSFFRVVPSTPRVKEANELLSSSPTKDTEVKDDDGEDIPEEEAVCRICLVELCEGGETFKLECSCKGELALAHKECAIKWFSIKGNKTCDVCRKEVTNLPVTLLRIQSVRNRNGGLSRAQLEDVNGVWQEVPVLVIVSMLAYFCFLEQLLVTKMGTGAIAISLPFSCVLGLLSSMTSSTMVMSRFIWIYASFQFALVVLFAHIFYSLVHVQAVLSILLATFAGFGVVMSGSSMLVEFFRWRRRWQASLEQQHGPLPMTQAGQQPRTVTTPRSGQSNHNQSVVQNQQDSNQN, from the exons ATGAGTtctgaagaaaataaacatgtCACTGAGGATCATGAACATGATGATGATACTTCTTGCAGAAGAACAGTTTCTCTTCCTCCTGTTATTCACAAG gatgatgatgattcaatgGGAATAACTGAAGAAACATCACATGTTCCTCCCAGGAAGAAACAAAATCTTCTCCTAGAAATACCATCAAGAACACCAGAAGAGTGTTCAGAAGATTTTGTTGCAATCAAAATGCCAATGACACCAAGTCCTACTCCAACTCCTACTCCCAAGAGAGTGAATTTTCTTATGACTTCTCGCTCGGTCGATGCTCCGACAAATAGCTCTCCTGGATCTGCAACATCAAAAGGAAAATCATCCATAAGAAAGATGCTGCCAAAATTGAGTTTCAGGTATAGGACACCGGCAGATATTGAGAAGACGAATACACCAACTCGGGAAGTTTCGTCTTCGGGAACTCGAGAAAAGCCTTTAATATCAAGATCATTGTCGCTTGGTAAAATATTTACTCCTAGGATGAAAAGAACTTCATCATTGCCATTAGGAGAAATTGGACATTCAAACCCTGAATCTACTCATGGTGGAAATGGAAGTGTCGGCGGTCCTCTCAGT AAAAAAGAAACTCGGCTAAAGATAGCGCGTTCTCTTTCAATGCCTGCCAACAACAACAAGGACAAAAGTATAAGGAGGATGGATTCGTTTTTTCGTGTTGTTCCTTCTACTCCTCGAGTAAAGGAAGCAAATGAATTGTTGAGCTCGTCCCCGACAAAGGATACTG AAGTCaaagatgatgatggtgaagatATACCTGAAGAAGAGGCGGTGTGTAGAATCTGTCTGGTTGAATTATGTGAAGGAGGTGAGACCTTCAAGTTGGAATGTAGCTGTAAAGGTGAACTTGCTTTGGCTCACAAAGAATGTGCTATTAAATGGTTTAGTATAAAGGGGAACAAGACATGTGATGTCTGCAGAAAGGAGGTTACAAACCTTCCTGTCACTCTACTACGGATCCAAAGTGTTCGAAATCGGAATGGTGGATTAAGTCGAGCTCAGCTTGAAGATGTAAACGG GGTTTGGCAGGAAGTTCCAGTGCTCGTCATTGTTAGCATGTTGgcctatttttgttttcttgagCAACTGTTG GTGACGAAAATGGGAACTGGTGCAATTGCCATATCTCTTCCATTTTCCTGTGTATTAGGTCTGCTCTCCTCCATGACATCTTCAACCATGG TGATGAGCAGGTTCATATGGATTTATGCATCCTTCCAGTTTGCTCTGGTGGTTCTCTTCGCGCATATATTTTACTCCTTG GTTCATGTGCAAGCAGTTCTGTCAATCCTTCTTGCAACATTTGCTGGTTTTGGCGTAGTAATGAGTGGAAGTTCTATGCTTGTTGAGTTTTTTAGATGGAGAAGGAGATGGCAGGCTTCATTAGAGCAACAACATGGCCCTCTACCGATGACACAAGCAGGACAGCAACCTCGAACAGTAACCACGCCACGCTCAGGCCAATCCAACCACAATCAATCTGTAGTGCAAAATCAACAAGACTCAAATCAAAACTGA